Proteins from one Primulina huaijiensis isolate GDHJ02 chromosome 18, ASM1229523v2, whole genome shotgun sequence genomic window:
- the LOC140965067 gene encoding uncharacterized protein: protein MAFLNRVGNVLKQTVSKHGNFELAISNSSLFQAIRSMSSSSKLFVGGLSYNTDEMGLRDAFAKYGDVVEAKVILDRDTGRSKGFGFVTYATTEAASSAIQAYDGQDLHGRRLRVNYAIEKPRGGGFGGGYGSGGGYNYAGQDGGNYGGRGYQGGGYGGYGGGGYSGGNQYPSGGGGNYSGDDSVQGGGYGGSGGGGFGGGNQYPSGGGSHYSGGGDDVQGVGNHEGIDSRFSDNPTGFSSLLDEETKGSFGESQEQHNTGITEDFGQDELDGDDKDDKDEPNDYANTRG, encoded by the exons ATGGCTTTTCTGAACAGAGTTGGCAATGTGCTAAAGCAAACCGTGAGCAAGCATGGTAATTTTGAATTAGCTATCTCGAACTCTTCACTTTTCCAGGCAATAAGAAGCATGTCTTCATCCTCAAAGCTCTTTGTTGGAG GTCTTTCTTATAATACCGATGAGATGGGTTTAAGAGATGCTTTTGCCAAGTATGGAGATGTGGTCGAAG CCAAGGTTATTTTGGATCGAGACACTGGCAGGTCAAAAGGATTTGGCTTTGTTACTTATGCAACTACTGAAGCTGCATCCAGTGCCATCCAGGCATATGATGGCCAG GATCTTCATGGCCGAAGGTTAAGGGTGAACTATGCAATCGAAAAACCTCGGGGTGGTGGTTTTGGAGGTGGATATGGTTCTGGTGGTGGTTACAATTATGCTGGTCAGGATGGTGGTAACTATGGTGGTAGAGGATACCAAGGTGGCGGGTATGGAGGTTATGGTGGGGGTGGATATAGCGGTGGAAACCAGTATCCCAGTGGAGGCGGTGGAAACTACAGTGGTGATGATTCTGTACAAGGTGGCGGGTATGGAGGTtctggtggtggtggatttgGCGGTGGAAATCAGTATCCTAGTGGAGGTGGCAGCCACTACAGTGGTGGTGGTGATGATGTACAGGGTGTTGGTAACCATGAAGGCATTGACAGCAGATTCTCTGATAACCCGACTGGATTTTCTTCCCTTTTGGATGAAGAGACAAAGGGGTCGTTCGGTGAAAGCCAGGAACAACACAACACCGGTATTACTGAAGATTTTGGACAGGATGAGTTGGATGGAGACGATAAGGATGACAAAGATGAGCCAAATGATTATGCGAATACGAGGGGATGA